Sequence from the Gemmatimonadaceae bacterium genome:
GGCCGCCGCGGTGGCAATCGCATCATCGGCCTCGAATTCCACCATGGGCCAGGTGACGAGCCCAAGGGCGCGCGTGGCCGACTCGGCGAGCGGGAACTGCGCCAGCAGCTCGGGTGGGAGCCCCTCTCCCGTCTTGTAGTCCGGGAAGAGTCGGTTGCGGAACGACTCGATGACGTGGTCGAAGGCCACGCCCACGTGCGTGACCCCGGGCTCCCGGAGGAGGACGAGGAGGGAGCGCAGGAGGGCGCGCGTGGCGCCGACTTCGCGACCGTCAGGTGCAAGTACCGACGGGGCGCCAAAATGGGCGCGGAACAGTTCGAAGGTGCCGTCGACGAGGTGCAGGCGCATGCGTGGGCGGGAAACGGAGCGGCTTCCGTCGGTCCCCCCAAGGTAAGCGCAGCCGGAGGGACATTGGCGCCGGGCGTCGGCGCACACAAGCGGTCGCAGCAAGACGGTACAAAGATGACGCGCATCCACGCGCGCCGATACCCAACGGTCAGACCAGAGACCGGACGCGGAGTGCACCTGTTGCGAATGCCCGGACGTCTGCAAGTTCTGGCCGTGCCCGGATGTGTCGCGCTGTGTCCTGTTTCGAATCACCAGACACCGTGGGGGACGTAATGCGAGGAACGCTCATTCGCGTAGCGGGGACCGTGGGAGCAATGCTGTTGGTCGCCGCCGCGTCATCGACGCCGGTTGCCGCACAGACAGGAACGATCCAGGGCAGGGTCACCGATAGCACCGGTGCGGTGATCGTCGGCGCGATGTTCACGGTCGATGGCAGCGGGGCCCGCGGCACATCAACGGCCCGCGGCCGCTACGCGTTAGGCGGCGTCCCCGCCGGTCGGCGCACCATGCGCGTGCGCGCGCTCGGCTTCTCTCCCGAGTCCATCGCCGTCAACGTCGCCGCCTCGCAGGTCACCGAGATCGACGTCATCCTCACCCGCTCGGCGTACCAGCTTGCGCCGGTCCAGACACTCGTCGGCTCGCGCGCCAAGCACACCGCCGCCGAGGAGCTGGCCGTGCCGGTCGACGTCTACACGGTGGAGGAACTCAAGCGCACCGGCTCCACCGAGACGACGCAGATCCTCGCCAACCTGTCGCCCTCGGTGAACTTCCCCACGCAACCGGTGACAGATGCCACCGAAGTGGTGCGCCCCTTCACGCTGCGTGGCCTCTCGCCCGACCATTCGCTGGTGATGATCAACGGGATGCGCCGCCACCAGACGGCGCTCCTCAACGTCTTCTCCAACGGTTCCGCGCCGGGCTCGAGCGGCGTCGACCTCAATGCCTTCCCGTCCAGCGCCATCGAGCGTATCGAGGTGCTGCGCGACGGCGCCTCGACGCAGTACGGTTCCGACGCCATCGCCGGCGTCGTCAACCTCGTCCTCAGGGAAGGGCAGTTCTCCCCCTTCATCAACACGTCGTTCGGGCAGAACCGCCCCGGCGATCCCTATCCCAACGACGGTTTCACCTCCGACGTGAACGGCGGTGTGGGTTTCAAGCTGGGACGTGGTTCGCTGTCGCTCTTTGGGCAGTACATGAAGCGCGACAAGGCCAACCGCGCCTGCCCCGATGGGTCGTTCCCCGACCTCAACGGGAACAGCGACCTGGTGCAGGACTGTCGCGTGGTGCAGAAGCGCGCCGCCGTGGCCCAGCCTAACGTGAACTGGGGGCTCGGCCTCGAGCGCGACATCCACACCTTCGCCAACCTGCGCCTCCCGCTCAACGCCAGCGGCACCACCGAGTTCTACGCCTTTGGCGGCATCTCCGATCGCGACGGCACGGGCAACGGCTTCTTCCGAAAACCGCAAAACGGGCGCAACTGGCCCGAGATCTATCCCATGGGCTTCCTCCCCGAGTTCCGCCCCGCCGTGACCGACTACTCGGCGGCCGCCGGCGTTCGCGGCGCACTCGGTGGTTGGGCCACCGACCTCGGGATGAACTACGGCTACAACGGCTTCGACTTCAACCTGCGCAACACGCTCAACTCCTCGCTCGGCCCATCGCTCTCCACTGCGACGGCGCCTGGCAAGGATGGACGACTCGGCACCGCCGACGATCCGGGGATCCCGAACCAGACGTCGTTCTACGCCGGCGCGTTGCGACGCGGCGAGTTCAACACCAACCTCAGCCTCTCCAAGTCGATCGAGATGGGGTTCCCCAACCCGGTCAACGTCGCGATCGGAGGGGCGTTCCGCTCGGAGAGCTATGAAGTCGTGGCCGGTGAGACAGC
This genomic interval carries:
- a CDS encoding TonB-dependent receptor translates to MRGTLIRVAGTVGAMLLVAAASSTPVAAQTGTIQGRVTDSTGAVIVGAMFTVDGSGARGTSTARGRYALGGVPAGRRTMRVRALGFSPESIAVNVAASQVTEIDVILTRSAYQLAPVQTLVGSRAKHTAAEELAVPVDVYTVEELKRTGSTETTQILANLSPSVNFPTQPVTDATEVVRPFTLRGLSPDHSLVMINGMRRHQTALLNVFSNGSAPGSSGVDLNAFPSSAIERIEVLRDGASTQYGSDAIAGVVNLVLREGQFSPFINTSFGQNRPGDPYPNDGFTSDVNGGVGFKLGRGSLSLFGQYMKRDKANRACPDGSFPDLNGNSDLVQDCRVVQKRAAVAQPNVNWGLGLERDIHTFANLRLPLNASGTTEFYAFGGISDRDGTGNGFFRKPQNGRNWPEIYPMGFLPEFRPAVTDYSAAAGVRGALGGWATDLGMNYGYNGFDFNLRNTLNSSLGPSLSTATAPGKDGRLGTADDPGIPNQTSFYAGALRRGEFNTNLSLSKSIEMGFPNPVNVAIGGAFRSESYEVVAGETASWINGYHLTSDSSDIAQAGSSVFQGFGPSDASKNSRNNVGLYADLETNLTRNVLVNAAGRYENYSDFGSKATGKFALRYQPRKEFVWRAAASTGFRAPGLAQSWYSHTTTAIQNGVLIEIGNFPVTNKASRVFGAKPLTPETSINLSTGIAWSPTNAFNVTVDLYHISIADRILLGATYDGTSDPVVARILADSGLTTIAGVQFPTNALDTKTDGVDVAANYRTVVGSGTLDFALSFNFTKNKVTRIDPLPKILQGTNTIYTDALDPVTVNSIEKARPDRRSSFTTNYNLGRFHAMGRVQDYGKFVDGSLDGLETFGAKQLFDAEIGYRYDAINVSVGSRNIFNTFPDQVKVEANTNNGTFIYPAASPFGFNGRFIYVRTEILLTR